The following are encoded in a window of Peromyscus leucopus breed LL Stock chromosome X, UCI_PerLeu_2.1, whole genome shotgun sequence genomic DNA:
- the LOC114706234 gene encoding LOW QUALITY PROTEIN: uracil-DNA glycosylase-like (The sequence of the model RefSeq protein was modified relative to this genomic sequence to represent the inferred CDS: substituted 1 base at 1 genomic stop codon), with protein sequence MGIFGPRPLGLARSLXAPRGGGRRRSLTRDPDSWQASPAKKARVGQDEPATLPSSPLSAEQLVRIQRNKAAALLRLAARNVPADFGESWKQQLCGEFGKPYFIKLMGFVAEERKHHKVYPPPEQVFTWTQMCDIQDVKVVILGQDPYHGPNQAHGLCFSIQRPVPPPPSLENTFKELSTDIDGFVHPGHGDVSGWARQGVLLLNAVLTVRAHQASSHKERGWEQFTDAVVSWLNQNLTGLVFLLWGSYAQKGKAIDRKHHHVLQTAHPSPLSVYRGFFGCRHFSKANELLQKSGKRPINWKEL encoded by the coding sequence ATGGGCATCTTCGGGCCGCGGCCTTTGGGGTTGGCCCGGAGCCTGTGAGCGCCgcggggggggggcaggcggCGGAGTCTCACCCGCGACCCCGACTCCTGGCAGGCCAGCCCCGCCAAGAAGGCCCGGGTCGGGCAGGACGAGCCGGCCACGCTGCCCTCCTCGCCGCTCAGCGCCGAGCAGCTCGTCCGCATCCAGAGGAACAAGGCCGCGGCCCTGCTCAGGCTCGCCGCCCGCAACGTGCCCGCCGACTTCGGCGAGAGCTGGAAGCAGCAGCTGTGCGGAGAGTTCGGGAAGCCTTACTTCATTAAGCTCATGGGATTtgttgctgaagaaagaaaacatcacaagGTCTATCCACCCCCGGAGCAGGTGTTCACGTGGACCCAGATGTGTGACATCCAAGATGTGAAAGTTGTCATTCTGGGACAGGATCCCTATCACGGACCTAATCAAGCTCATGGGCTCTGCTTCAGTATCCAAAGACCAGTTCCACCCCCGCCCAGTTTGGAAAACACTTTTAAAGAGCTGTCCACAGACATCGATGGTTTTGTTCATCCTGGCCACGGGGATGTATCGGGGTGGGCCAGACAAGGTGTCCTGCTCCTCAACGCTGTCCTCACCGTCCGCGCCCACCAAGCCAGTTCCCATAAGGAGCGGGGTTGGGAGCAGTTCACAGATGCAGTTGTGTCGTGGCTAAATCAGAACCTGACAGGCCTCGTCTTCCTGCTCTGGGGCTCTTACGCCCAGAAGGGCAAAGCCATTGATAGGAAGCATCACCACGTCCTGCAAACAGCCCATCCCTCCCCGTTGTCGGTGTACAGGGGGTTCTTTGGATGCAGACATTTTTCTAAAGCCAATGAACTGCTCCAGAAGTCTGGCAAGAGGCCCATCAACTGGAAGGAGCTGTGA